From the genome of Actinacidiphila yeochonensis CN732, one region includes:
- a CDS encoding NADP-dependent oxidoreductase, whose product MSERTMRAVTIQEFGGPEVLTTGQVERPVPLPTEVLVRVHAAGINPVDWKTREGHGMAALQRLPLILGWDVSGVVEEVGFGVTTLAPGDEVYGMPWFPRPAGGYAEFVTAPSRQFARKPASIGHVESAALPLAALTAWQALVDTAGVTQGQRVLVHAAAGGVGHLAVQFAKHLGAEVIATASESRHPWLKELGADETIDYTRQRFEDVTGKVDVVIDLVGAQDGTDVRSVAVTRPGGLVVSIPSGVSDALAAAGAQARVRTSDLLVEPDATALTLVAGLVDSGAVRVEVERTFPLEQVAEAHRLGEAGRTRGKLVLEVAR is encoded by the coding sequence ATGAGCGAGCGGACGATGCGCGCCGTCACGATCCAGGAGTTCGGCGGGCCGGAGGTGCTGACCACGGGACAGGTCGAGCGCCCGGTGCCGCTGCCGACCGAGGTACTGGTGCGTGTGCACGCGGCCGGGATCAACCCGGTGGACTGGAAGACGCGGGAGGGCCACGGCATGGCCGCCCTTCAGAGGTTGCCGCTCATCCTGGGCTGGGACGTCTCCGGTGTCGTGGAGGAGGTCGGCTTCGGCGTCACCACGCTCGCACCGGGCGACGAGGTCTACGGCATGCCGTGGTTCCCGCGCCCGGCGGGCGGCTACGCGGAGTTCGTCACCGCGCCCTCGCGCCAGTTCGCCCGCAAGCCGGCCTCGATCGGGCACGTCGAGAGTGCGGCTCTGCCCCTCGCGGCGCTCACCGCGTGGCAGGCCCTGGTCGACACCGCGGGCGTCACCCAAGGACAGCGGGTGCTGGTGCACGCCGCGGCCGGCGGCGTCGGGCACCTGGCGGTGCAGTTCGCCAAGCACCTGGGCGCCGAGGTGATCGCGACCGCCAGCGAGTCCCGGCACCCCTGGCTGAAGGAGCTGGGCGCGGACGAGACCATCGACTACACGCGGCAGCGGTTCGAGGACGTCACGGGCAAGGTCGACGTCGTCATCGACCTGGTCGGCGCCCAGGACGGCACCGACGTGCGGTCGGTGGCGGTGACCCGGCCCGGCGGCCTGGTGGTCTCCATCCCGAGCGGGGTCTCCGACGCTCTCGCCGCCGCCGGCGCGCAGGCGCGGGTGCGGACCAGCGACCTGCTGGTCGAGCCGGACGCGACCGCCCTGACCCTGGTGGCCGGTCTGGTCGACTCCGGCGCGGTCCGGGTCGAGGTCGAGCGGACGTTCCCCTTGGAACAGGTCGCCGAGGCGCACCGGCTGGGAGAGGCCGGCCGTACCCGCGGCAAGCTGGTGCTGGAGGTGGCACGGTGA
- a CDS encoding GlxA family transcriptional regulator, with protein MTHRVAVLALDQVMPMDLGMTARVLNEALDPTGARLYTVTTCSLGGRQVRTNEGFRIVVDADESLLETADTVVIATQEPDAHLLATGELPAQVAAALARIRPGTRVVSLCTSAFLLAAAGLLDGLRATTHWALCDAFARLFPEVQVDPDVLFVDNGRVLTGAGGAAGIDLLLHLVRLDHGSNVANAAARRCVAAPWREGGQAQFIEHPVPKDTDHSTAPTRKWALDQLAEPLTLQDLARHAHMSERTFTRRFRAEVGTSPLQWLLQSRLDHARRLLESSDLTVTRIATATGFTDPTVLRKHFHTRLGLSPLAYRRTHRPPTPTGIRHTVVRDVKSPSAL; from the coding sequence ATGACGCATCGTGTAGCGGTTCTCGCCCTGGACCAGGTCATGCCGATGGACCTCGGCATGACGGCCCGCGTCCTCAACGAGGCCCTCGACCCGACCGGGGCACGGCTGTACACGGTGACGACCTGCTCCCTCGGTGGCCGGCAGGTGCGGACGAACGAGGGCTTCCGCATCGTCGTCGACGCCGACGAGTCGCTCCTGGAGACCGCCGACACCGTGGTGATCGCCACCCAGGAACCCGACGCGCACCTCCTGGCCACCGGCGAGCTGCCCGCCCAGGTGGCCGCGGCCCTCGCCCGGATCAGGCCCGGCACCCGCGTGGTCAGCCTGTGCACCTCAGCCTTCCTGCTCGCCGCCGCCGGCCTGCTCGACGGACTGCGCGCCACCACCCACTGGGCCCTGTGCGACGCCTTCGCCCGGCTGTTCCCCGAGGTCCAGGTCGATCCCGACGTGCTCTTCGTCGACAACGGACGCGTCCTGACCGGCGCCGGCGGCGCGGCCGGCATCGACCTGCTCCTCCACCTGGTCCGCCTGGACCACGGCTCGAACGTGGCCAACGCGGCGGCACGACGCTGCGTGGCGGCCCCCTGGCGCGAAGGCGGCCAGGCGCAGTTCATCGAGCACCCCGTACCGAAGGACACCGACCACTCCACCGCACCCACCCGGAAGTGGGCACTGGACCAGCTCGCCGAACCCCTCACCCTCCAGGACCTGGCCCGCCACGCCCACATGAGCGAACGCACCTTCACCCGGCGCTTCCGCGCCGAGGTCGGCACCAGCCCCCTTCAGTGGCTCCTGCAGAGCCGCCTGGACCACGCCCGCCGTCTCCTGGAGTCCAGCGACCTGACCGTCACCCGCATCGCCACGGCCACCGGCTTCACCGACCCCACCGTGCTCCGCAAGCACTTCCACACCCGCCTCGGCCTCTCCCCCCTGGCCTACCGCCGCACCCACCGCCCCCCGACCCCCACCGGAATCAGGCACACCGTCGTTCGAGACGTGAAGAGTCCCTCAGCGCTCTGA
- a CDS encoding AraC family transcriptional regulator, whose translation MSTEASASSWRIGNPSTPVVDITVPYANENRDGVLLGEWRRQGGEQVPPPPMRLPRHSEGTYRARIWKQNLLDFFLEDQYSDAVAGSTGGPGGHLEDRVVTSVTLSGEWRFATAGQRATAAAGTLCVRRNEDPWDFEVAGGTRAITLVLPASEIRFPVNTRAVTAEQSSPAAALLLAQLRLWAELADRLGAAAAGATRNATLELFRGLMNDQVIDDAEFAPALLRAAMDHIETRLLADHDLNPRGIAAALNVSVRTLYRAFGQGTVPSVMGYVRERRLVRARAELISTRLTVAEIAARWHFADSSHFVKAYKKRFAETPSAWR comes from the coding sequence ATGAGCACCGAAGCCAGCGCGTCGTCTTGGCGGATCGGGAACCCCTCGACACCCGTGGTCGACATCACCGTGCCGTACGCGAACGAGAACCGGGACGGCGTGCTGCTCGGGGAGTGGCGCCGGCAGGGCGGCGAGCAGGTGCCGCCGCCGCCCATGCGGCTGCCGCGGCACAGCGAGGGGACGTACCGCGCTCGCATCTGGAAGCAGAACCTGCTCGACTTCTTCCTTGAGGACCAGTACAGCGATGCCGTCGCGGGAAGCACCGGCGGCCCGGGCGGGCACCTGGAGGACCGGGTCGTGACGAGCGTGACGCTCAGCGGTGAGTGGCGCTTCGCCACCGCCGGGCAGCGAGCCACGGCGGCGGCCGGAACGCTGTGCGTGCGGAGGAACGAGGACCCGTGGGACTTCGAGGTCGCCGGTGGTACGCGGGCGATCACCCTGGTCCTTCCCGCGAGCGAGATACGGTTCCCGGTGAACACGCGGGCGGTCACCGCGGAACAGTCTTCGCCCGCCGCGGCTCTTCTGCTCGCCCAGCTGCGTCTCTGGGCGGAACTGGCGGACAGACTCGGTGCCGCCGCGGCCGGGGCCACCCGCAACGCGACCCTGGAGCTGTTCAGAGGACTGATGAACGACCAGGTCATCGACGACGCGGAGTTCGCCCCCGCGCTCCTCAGGGCGGCGATGGACCACATCGAGACCCGGCTGCTCGCCGACCACGACCTCAACCCCCGGGGGATCGCGGCGGCCCTGAACGTGTCGGTCCGCACCCTCTACCGGGCATTCGGCCAGGGGACCGTGCCGTCGGTCATGGGATACGTGCGCGAACGCCGTCTCGTACGCGCCAGGGCGGAGTTGATCTCGACCCGCCTGACCGTGGCCGAGATCGCCGCGCGCTGGCACTTCGCCGACAGCAGCCATTTCGTCAAGGCGTACAAGAAACGATTCGCCGAGACTCCCAGCGCGTGGCGGTAG
- a CDS encoding FAD-dependent monooxygenase, translating into MSESVVTLFESLVGAEPPHDAPVLFDTACVMGGSIAGLLAARVLSDRAREVVIVEPDDLSAEAGPRSGVPQDQQVHTLLPAGRLWIERWLPGVSQEAQDRGASLVGPDKQFVGYDAVRQVRDGVDHRFLAIGRPLLETLVRDRVTALPNVSVLRAQATRLRYDDGAVTGVRYAETGTGGQGERAEGVLAADFVVDAMGRSSRLSTWLKQDGYDQPRLERLEAPVNYATALFERPAKFAELEAATVLQLFTPQYPSGGVSVAAATAIEGQQWLVMLMGYGDNRPGRTIDDFRANCALLPPIFSDITSGDVTRDVVPYHQAESRRRHFTEARRMPARLVSTGDAVASFNPVYGQGMSSAALHASCLASYLDSGADLDEAATEFFRLQQVVVDAAWAVSAGGDAARIDAENGTEVPEDVRQQRRAMEQIVRAALVDADVSGAFNNVSYMLRHPGTLFDPVILEKAAAAVEGATAE; encoded by the coding sequence GTGTCCGAATCTGTGGTGACTCTCTTCGAGAGTCTCGTCGGCGCTGAGCCGCCGCACGACGCACCCGTCCTGTTCGACACGGCGTGCGTGATGGGCGGGAGCATCGCGGGGCTCCTCGCGGCACGGGTGCTCTCCGACCGCGCGCGTGAGGTCGTCATCGTCGAGCCCGACGACCTGTCGGCGGAGGCCGGGCCGCGGTCCGGGGTGCCCCAGGACCAGCAGGTGCACACGCTGCTGCCGGCCGGCCGGCTGTGGATCGAACGGTGGCTTCCCGGCGTCTCGCAGGAGGCCCAGGACCGGGGCGCGTCGCTCGTCGGACCCGACAAGCAGTTCGTCGGCTACGACGCCGTCCGGCAGGTGCGGGACGGCGTGGACCACCGCTTCCTCGCGATCGGGCGTCCTCTGCTGGAAACCCTCGTCCGGGACCGGGTCACCGCCCTGCCCAACGTCTCGGTCCTGCGGGCGCAGGCGACCAGGTTGCGATACGACGACGGCGCCGTCACCGGCGTGCGCTACGCCGAGACCGGGACAGGCGGTCAGGGAGAGCGGGCGGAGGGGGTCCTCGCGGCGGACTTCGTCGTGGACGCGATGGGACGCTCCAGCAGGCTGTCGACCTGGCTCAAGCAGGACGGTTACGACCAGCCCCGGCTCGAACGACTGGAAGCACCGGTCAACTACGCGACCGCCCTGTTCGAGCGCCCGGCGAAGTTCGCGGAGCTGGAAGCAGCGACCGTACTGCAACTGTTCACACCACAGTACCCGTCGGGCGGAGTCTCCGTCGCGGCGGCGACCGCGATCGAAGGGCAGCAGTGGCTCGTCATGCTGATGGGCTACGGCGACAACCGGCCCGGCAGGACGATCGACGACTTCCGCGCGAACTGCGCCCTGCTGCCTCCGATCTTCAGCGACATCACCAGCGGCGACGTCACTCGCGACGTGGTGCCGTACCACCAGGCCGAGAGCCGGCGTCGCCACTTCACCGAGGCCCGCCGCATGCCCGCGCGCCTGGTCAGCACGGGCGACGCCGTGGCGTCGTTCAACCCGGTCTACGGCCAGGGCATGAGTTCCGCCGCTCTGCACGCCTCCTGCCTGGCCTCCTACCTCGACAGCGGCGCTGACCTCGACGAGGCGGCCACGGAGTTCTTCCGTCTGCAGCAGGTGGTCGTCGACGCGGCCTGGGCCGTGTCCGCGGGAGGAGACGCTGCCCGCATCGACGCCGAGAACGGGACCGAGGTACCGGAGGACGTGCGGCAGCAGCGCCGCGCCATGGAGCAGATCGTCCGTGCCGCCCTGGTCGACGCGGACGTGTCAGGAGCGTTCAACAACGTTTCGTACATGCTGCGTCACCCCGGCACGCTGTTCGATCCGGTGATCCTGGAGAAGGCGGCAGCCGCTGTCGAAGGGGCCACGGCCGAGTGA
- a CDS encoding TMEM175 family protein encodes MSARDVVGETGTGGGAPGGPSAPAPDRIEGGVSGERLVLFTDAVTAISITLLILPLVDLVPEAASAHEGAGEVITGHLAQVWSFLLSFAVVANIWREHHRAFSTVDKITRSLTVWNMGWLLSVVVLPLPTEMIGAFGGRDRFVAAFYYAVLLVGMVCRLAMLKIIKGNPVMVEGDEEETRRWIARLYTDNYINVIATVVAFAVALAVPVLQYWSLLLLLLPGLGRFTGRRSSG; translated from the coding sequence GTGAGTGCCAGGGACGTCGTCGGTGAGACCGGGACGGGAGGGGGCGCCCCCGGAGGGCCGTCGGCCCCCGCGCCGGACAGGATCGAGGGGGGCGTCTCGGGGGAGCGGTTGGTGCTGTTCACCGACGCGGTGACGGCGATCTCCATCACCCTGCTGATCCTGCCCCTGGTGGACCTCGTCCCCGAGGCCGCGTCCGCCCACGAGGGCGCCGGCGAGGTGATCACCGGTCACCTCGCCCAGGTCTGGAGCTTTCTGCTCAGCTTCGCGGTCGTCGCGAACATCTGGCGGGAGCACCACCGGGCCTTCTCGACGGTCGACAAGATCACCCGTTCCCTGACGGTGTGGAACATGGGGTGGCTGCTGTCGGTCGTCGTGCTCCCGCTCCCGACGGAGATGATCGGTGCCTTCGGCGGCCGCGACCGGTTCGTGGCGGCGTTCTACTACGCGGTGCTCCTGGTCGGCATGGTGTGCCGACTGGCCATGTTGAAGATCATCAAGGGCAACCCGGTCATGGTCGAGGGGGATGAGGAAGAGACCCGCCGGTGGATCGCGCGCCTGTACACCGACAACTACATCAACGTCATCGCCACGGTCGTCGCGTTCGCCGTCGCCCTCGCCGTACCGGTGCTGCAGTACTGGAGCCTCCTGCTCCTGCTCCTGCCGGGGCTGGGGCGCTTCACGGGCCGGCGCAGTTCGGGCTGA
- a CDS encoding type II toxin-antitoxin system VapB family antitoxin: MARTVIDLDEDMVTEAMRIFGTKTKAKAVRLAMEDAVKRHLRQEFFDAMDAGELDFSEIVESTGPRNADGSLKHDGDHNGGQAA; this comes from the coding sequence ATGGCCAGAACCGTCATCGACCTCGATGAAGACATGGTCACCGAGGCCATGCGCATCTTCGGGACTAAAACGAAGGCCAAAGCCGTCCGCCTCGCCATGGAAGACGCCGTCAAGCGACACCTGCGACAGGAGTTCTTCGACGCCATGGATGCCGGCGAGCTCGACTTCAGCGAGATCGTCGAGAGCACCGGCCCCCGCAACGCCGACGGCTCCCTCAAGCACGACGGTGACCACAACGGGGGCCAGGCCGCCTGA
- a CDS encoding PIN domain nuclease, translated as MQDRYLIDKSALARWTKPSVKQVLKPLHERYLLAVCQPTEFEMIHSARDSSEATRISTWLHAFDYLRTDEDTFTRALEIQRHALNAGFHRALSLPDLLIAATAELNRRTVLHYDGDFDMIACLTGQPTEWVVPPGSADR; from the coding sequence ATGCAAGACCGCTACCTGATCGACAAGTCCGCCCTCGCCCGCTGGACGAAACCGAGCGTCAAACAGGTGCTCAAGCCCCTGCACGAGCGTTACCTCCTCGCGGTATGCCAGCCCACCGAGTTCGAGATGATCCACTCCGCACGGGACAGCTCAGAAGCAACACGGATCAGCACCTGGCTCCATGCCTTCGACTACCTCCGCACCGACGAGGACACCTTCACCCGCGCTCTCGAGATCCAGCGCCATGCCCTCAACGCAGGCTTCCACCGCGCTCTGTCCCTCCCCGACCTGCTGATCGCCGCCACAGCGGAACTGAACCGGCGAACGGTCCTCCACTACGACGGAGACTTCGACATGATCGCCTGCCTCACCGGCCAACCCACCGAATGGGTCGTCCCGCCCGGCAGCGCCGACCGATGA